The following coding sequences are from one Kosakonia sp. H02 window:
- the xylB gene encoding xylulokinase, whose translation MYIGIDLGTSGVKAILLGEQGDVLASHTEKLSVSRPHPLWSEQDPESWWQATDRAIQALGAAHSLSQVKAIGLAGQMHGATLLDSENRVLRPAILWNDGRCGEECQLLEAQVKNSRAITGNLMMPGFTAPKLLWVQRHEPEVFAKVAKVLLPKDFLRLKMSGVFASDMSDAAGTMWLDVAKRDWSDEMLSACSLSRSHMPALFEGSEITGELLPEIARRWSMPVVPVVAGGGDNAAGAVGVGMADAGQAMLSLGTSGVYFAVSEGFLSKPESAVHSFCHALPGRWHLMSVMLSAASCLDWAAKLTGLGSVQALISAAQQADDNAGDVWFLPYLSGERTPHNNPQAKGVFFGLTHQHGQGELARAVLEGVGYALADGMDVVHACGVTPQSITLIGGGARSAWWRQMLADISGLQLDYRTGGDVGPALGAARLAQIAVNPQTPLATLLPQLPIEQQHLPDAQRHAHYASRRETFRQIYQQLLPLMS comes from the coding sequence ATGTATATCGGGATCGATCTCGGCACCTCTGGCGTGAAGGCAATCCTGCTCGGTGAGCAGGGCGATGTGTTGGCCTCCCATACGGAAAAACTCAGCGTATCCCGCCCGCACCCGCTGTGGTCGGAGCAAGATCCCGAAAGCTGGTGGCAGGCAACGGATCGCGCCATTCAGGCGCTCGGCGCGGCGCATTCACTTTCGCAGGTGAAAGCGATTGGCCTTGCCGGGCAGATGCACGGCGCAACCTTGCTCGATAGTGAAAATCGCGTGTTGCGCCCGGCCATCTTATGGAATGACGGACGCTGCGGCGAAGAGTGCCAGCTACTGGAAGCACAAGTCAAAAATTCCCGCGCCATCACCGGTAACCTGATGATGCCCGGCTTTACCGCGCCCAAGCTGCTGTGGGTGCAGCGCCACGAACCTGAGGTTTTCGCGAAAGTGGCGAAAGTGCTGCTGCCGAAAGACTTCCTGCGCCTGAAAATGTCCGGGGTATTTGCCAGCGATATGTCAGATGCAGCGGGCACCATGTGGCTGGATGTGGCAAAACGCGACTGGAGCGACGAGATGCTCTCCGCTTGCTCGCTCTCGCGCAGCCATATGCCCGCGCTGTTTGAAGGCAGTGAAATCACGGGTGAGCTACTGCCAGAGATTGCCCGGCGCTGGTCGATGCCGGTGGTTCCGGTGGTGGCGGGCGGTGGCGATAACGCCGCGGGCGCGGTGGGTGTCGGCATGGCGGATGCAGGCCAGGCGATGCTATCGCTTGGTACTTCAGGTGTTTATTTCGCTGTCAGTGAAGGGTTTCTCAGCAAGCCGGAAAGCGCGGTACACAGCTTTTGCCACGCGCTGCCGGGGCGCTGGCATTTGATGTCAGTGATGCTCAGCGCGGCATCCTGCCTGGACTGGGCAGCAAAACTGACCGGTTTAGGCTCGGTGCAGGCGCTGATTAGCGCCGCGCAGCAGGCGGACGATAACGCCGGGGATGTGTGGTTTTTGCCTTATCTTTCTGGTGAGCGCACGCCGCATAACAACCCGCAGGCGAAAGGCGTCTTCTTTGGTCTGACCCATCAGCACGGGCAAGGGGAACTGGCCCGCGCGGTGCTGGAAGGTGTCGGTTACGCGCTGGCGGACGGCATGGACGTGGTGCACGCCTGTGGCGTGACGCCGCAAAGTATTACCCTTATCGGCGGCGGGGCGCGCAGTGCCTGGTGGCGTCAGATGCTGGCGGATATCAGTGGCCTGCAACTGGACTACCGCACCGGTGGCGATGTTGGCCCGGCGCTCGGCGCGGCGCGTCTGGCGCAAATTGCCGTCAACCCGCAAACGCCGCTGGCAACACTGCTGCCGCAACTGCCGATTGAGCAGCAGCATCTGCCGGATGCGCAGCGCCATGCGCACTATGCGTCGCGGCGCGAGACCTTCCGCCAGATTTACCAGCAGCTATTACCGCTGATGTCATAA
- the xylA gene encoding xylose isomerase: MQAYFDQLERVRFEGPKTTNPLAFRHYNPDELVLGKRMEDHLRFAACYWHTFCWNGADMFGVGAFDRPWQQPGEAMALAKRKADVAFEFFHKLNVPFYCFHDVDVSPEGASLKEYLNNFAQMVDVLGEKQQQSGVKLLWGTANCFTNPRYGAGAATNPDPEVFSWAATQVVSAMNATHKLGGENYVLWGGREGYETLLNTDLRQEREQIGRFMHMVVEHKHKIGFRGTLLIEPKPQEPTKHQYDYDAATVYGFLKQFGLEKEIKLNIEANHATLAGHSFHHEIATAIALGLFGSVDANRGDPQLGWDTDQFPNSVEENALVMYEILKAGGFTTGGLNFDAKVRRQSTDKYDLFYGHIGAMDTMALALKIAARMVEEGELDKRVAKRYAGWNGELGQQILQGQLSLAELAKYAEQQNLAPRHQSGHQEQLENLVNAYLFDK, encoded by the coding sequence ATGCAAGCTTATTTCGACCAGCTGGAAAGGGTTCGTTTTGAAGGCCCGAAAACCACGAATCCTTTAGCGTTTCGTCATTACAATCCGGATGAGCTGGTGCTCGGTAAACGCATGGAAGATCACCTGCGTTTTGCCGCCTGCTACTGGCATACGTTCTGCTGGAATGGCGCGGATATGTTCGGTGTTGGCGCTTTTGATCGCCCGTGGCAGCAGCCCGGCGAGGCGATGGCGCTGGCGAAACGTAAAGCCGATGTCGCCTTCGAGTTTTTCCATAAACTGAATGTGCCGTTTTACTGCTTCCATGATGTGGACGTCTCCCCGGAAGGCGCGTCGCTGAAAGAGTATCTCAACAACTTTGCGCAGATGGTTGATGTATTAGGAGAAAAACAGCAGCAGAGCGGCGTGAAGCTGCTATGGGGCACGGCAAACTGCTTTACTAACCCGCGCTACGGCGCAGGCGCAGCCACCAACCCGGATCCGGAAGTGTTTAGCTGGGCGGCCACCCAGGTGGTGAGCGCCATGAACGCCACCCATAAACTCGGCGGTGAAAACTATGTGCTGTGGGGCGGTCGCGAAGGGTATGAAACCCTACTGAATACCGACCTGCGCCAGGAGCGCGAGCAGATTGGCCGCTTTATGCATATGGTGGTTGAGCACAAACACAAAATTGGTTTTCGCGGCACGTTGCTTATCGAGCCAAAACCGCAGGAGCCGACCAAGCACCAGTACGATTACGACGCGGCTACCGTGTATGGCTTCCTGAAACAGTTCGGTCTGGAAAAAGAGATCAAACTGAATATCGAAGCGAACCACGCCACGCTCGCGGGTCACTCGTTCCACCATGAAATCGCCACCGCTATCGCGCTGGGGCTGTTCGGATCCGTAGATGCCAACCGTGGCGATCCGCAGCTCGGCTGGGATACCGACCAGTTCCCGAACAGCGTCGAAGAGAATGCGCTGGTGATGTATGAAATTCTCAAAGCAGGCGGTTTCACCACCGGCGGCCTGAACTTCGATGCCAAAGTGCGTCGCCAGAGTACCGATAAATACGACCTTTTCTACGGCCACATTGGCGCGATGGATACTATGGCGCTGGCGCTGAAAATTGCGGCCCGCATGGTGGAAGAGGGTGAGCTGGATAAACGTGTGGCGAAGCGTTATGCAGGCTGGAATGGTGAGCTGGGCCAGCAAATTTTGCAGGGACAGCTTAGCCTGGCGGAGTTGGCGAAGTACGCTGAGCAGCAGAACCTGGCCCCGCGTCATCAGAGCGGCCACCAGGAGCAACTGGAAAACCTGGTTAACGCTTATCTCTTCGATAAGTAA
- the xylF gene encoding D-xylose ABC transporter substrate-binding protein — protein sequence MKIKNLCLTLCASLLLASVASHAKEVKIGMAIDDLRLERWQKDRDIFVKKAESLGANVFVQSANGNEETQMSQIENMINRGVDVLVIIPYNGQVLSNVVKEAKQEGIKVLAYDRMINNADIDFYISFDNEKVGELQAQSLVNKVPQGNYFLMGGSPVDNNAKLFRAGQMKVLKPYVDSGKIKIVGDQWVDGWLPENALKIMENALTANNNKIDAVVASNDATAGGAIQALSAQGLAGKVAISGQDADLAGVKRLINGSQTMTVYKPITQLANTAAEIAVELGNGQQPKADASLNNGLKDVPARLLTPIEVTKDNIDATVIKDGFHQKNQL from the coding sequence ATGAAGATAAAGAACCTTTGCCTTACACTCTGCGCTTCCCTGCTGCTTGCCAGCGTGGCCAGTCATGCCAAAGAGGTGAAAATCGGCATGGCGATTGACGACCTGCGCCTTGAACGCTGGCAAAAAGACCGCGACATTTTTGTTAAAAAAGCCGAATCGCTCGGTGCCAATGTGTTTGTTCAGTCCGCTAACGGGAATGAAGAGACACAGATGTCGCAGATTGAAAATATGATTAACCGCGGCGTCGATGTGCTGGTTATTATTCCCTACAACGGCCAGGTATTAAGTAATGTTGTAAAAGAAGCTAAGCAAGAAGGAATTAAAGTGCTGGCTTATGATCGCATGATTAATAATGCAGATATTGATTTCTATATTTCGTTCGACAATGAAAAAGTCGGGGAATTACAGGCGCAAAGCCTCGTCAACAAAGTCCCTCAGGGTAATTATTTCTTAATGGGTGGCTCGCCGGTGGATAATAACGCCAAGCTGTTCCGCGCCGGGCAAATGAAAGTGTTAAAACCCTATGTTGATAGCGGAAAAATAAAAATCGTCGGCGATCAGTGGGTCGATGGTTGGCTGCCGGAAAATGCGCTGAAAATAATGGAGAACGCGCTGACCGCTAACAATAACAAAATCGACGCCGTCGTGGCCTCAAACGACGCGACGGCCGGGGGCGCAATTCAGGCATTAAGCGCGCAGGGGCTAGCCGGGAAAGTGGCTATCTCCGGGCAGGATGCGGATCTCGCGGGGGTCAAACGGCTGATTAACGGCAGCCAGACGATGACCGTCTACAAACCAATCACTCAACTTGCCAACACGGCGGCGGAAATTGCCGTTGAACTCGGTAACGGGCAGCAGCCAAAAGCGGATGCTTCGCTGAACAACGGCTTAAAAGATGTTCCAGCCCGTTTGCTGACGCCGATTGAGGTCACGAAAGACAACATTGACGCAACGGTGATTAAAGACGGCTTCCACCAGAAGAACCAGCTCTGA
- a CDS encoding xylose ABC transporter ATP-binding protein — translation MPYLLEMKNITKAFGVVKAVDNVSLRLNAGEVLSLCGENGSGKSTLMKVLCGIYPAGSYEGEIVFAGETLQASHIRDTERKGIAIIHQELALVKHLTVLENIFLGTEITRHGVMDYDLMTLRCEKLLEQVSLNISPDTRVGDLGLGQQQLVEIAKALNKQVRLLILDEPTASLTEQETAVLLDIIRDLRNHDIACIYISHKLNEVKAISDVISVIRDGKHIGTRDAAGMSEDDIITMMVGRELTALYPSEPHTTGAEILRVEHLTAWHPVNRHIKRVNDISFSLKRGEILGIAGLVGAGRTEAVQCLFGVWPGRWEGQIFLDGKPVQIRHCQQAIEHGIAMVPEDRKKDGIVPVMAVGKNITLAALNQFTGALSSLDDAAEQACILQSLQRLKVKTSSPELAIGRLSGGNQQKAILARCLLLNPRILILDEPTRGIDIGAKYEIYKLINQLVQQGIAVIVISSELPEVLGLSDRVLVMHEGKLKADLINRNLTQEQVMEAALRSEHHVEKQPV, via the coding sequence ATGCCTTATTTACTCGAAATGAAGAACATCACCAAAGCCTTTGGTGTCGTCAAGGCGGTGGATAATGTCAGCCTGCGCCTTAACGCGGGCGAAGTGTTATCGCTGTGCGGCGAGAATGGCTCTGGTAAATCCACACTCATGAAGGTGCTGTGTGGGATCTATCCGGCGGGCAGCTATGAAGGTGAAATTGTCTTCGCCGGGGAAACCTTGCAGGCCAGCCATATCCGCGACACCGAGCGCAAAGGTATCGCCATCATTCATCAGGAGCTGGCGCTGGTGAAGCACCTTACGGTGCTGGAAAACATCTTTCTCGGCACGGAAATTACCCGCCACGGCGTAATGGATTACGACCTGATGACTCTGCGCTGTGAAAAGCTGCTAGAGCAGGTAAGCCTGAATATTTCACCGGATACCCGCGTCGGTGATTTAGGGCTGGGCCAGCAGCAACTGGTAGAGATTGCCAAAGCGCTGAACAAACAGGTGCGGTTATTGATTCTTGATGAACCCACCGCTTCGCTGACCGAGCAGGAAACTGCCGTTCTGCTGGATATCATCCGCGATCTGCGTAACCACGATATTGCCTGCATCTACATCTCCCACAAGCTTAATGAAGTCAAAGCGATATCCGATGTGATTAGCGTTATCCGCGACGGCAAGCATATTGGCACCCGCGACGCCGCCGGGATGAGCGAAGACGACATTATTACCATGATGGTGGGGCGCGAGCTGACCGCACTTTACCCCAGTGAACCCCATACCACAGGCGCGGAGATCCTGCGCGTCGAGCATCTGACCGCCTGGCATCCGGTCAATCGCCATATCAAACGTGTCAACGACATCTCCTTTAGCCTGAAACGCGGCGAGATCCTCGGCATTGCCGGGCTGGTCGGCGCCGGGCGTACCGAAGCCGTACAGTGCCTGTTTGGCGTGTGGCCGGGGCGCTGGGAAGGGCAAATTTTTCTGGATGGCAAACCGGTGCAGATCCGCCACTGCCAGCAGGCCATCGAACACGGCATTGCGATGGTGCCGGAAGACCGCAAAAAAGACGGCATTGTGCCGGTGATGGCGGTGGGCAAAAACATTACGCTGGCGGCGCTGAATCAGTTTACCGGCGCGCTCAGCAGCCTGGATGACGCCGCCGAACAGGCGTGTATTTTACAGTCGCTTCAGCGCCTTAAGGTCAAAACCTCCTCCCCGGAGCTGGCGATTGGTCGGCTGAGCGGCGGCAATCAGCAAAAAGCGATTCTCGCCCGCTGCCTGTTACTCAACCCGCGCATCCTGATCCTGGATGAGCCGACGCGCGGCATTGATATCGGCGCGAAATATGAAATCTACAAACTGATTAACCAACTGGTGCAGCAGGGGATTGCCGTCATTGTTATCTCATCTGAGCTGCCCGAAGTGCTGGGCTTAAGCGATCGGGTGCTGGTAATGCATGAAGGCAAGCTAAAAGCCGACCTAATCAATCGTAATCTGACCCAGGAGCAGGTCATGGAAGCGGCGCTGAGGAGCGAACATCATGTCGAAAAGCAACCCGTCTGA
- the gguB gene encoding sugar ABC transporter permease, which translates to MSKSNPSEIKLSTASPGAFSGLKSLNLQVFVMLAAIVVIMLFFTGMTDGAYLSARNISNLLRQTAITGILAVGMVFVIISAEIDLSVGSMMGLLGGAAAIFDVWFGWPLPLTVAVTLVLGLLLGAWNGWWVAYRKVPSFIVTLAGMLAFRGVLIGITNGTTVSPTSAAMSQIGQSYLPDGVGFGVGALGLVAFVLWQWRGRMRRQSLGLATSSSGNAVGRQAIIAVIVLGAIWLLNDYRGVPTPVLLLAFLLLAGLFMATRTAFGRRIYAIGGNLDAARLSGINVERTKLAVFAINGLMVAIAGLILSSRLGAGSPSAGNIAELDAIAACVIGGTSLAGGIGSVAGAVMGAFIMASLDNGMSMMDVPTFWQYIVKGAILLLAVWMDSATKRRA; encoded by the coding sequence ATGTCGAAAAGCAACCCGTCTGAAATTAAGTTATCCACCGCGTCGCCGGGGGCCTTCTCCGGTCTGAAATCCCTGAACCTGCAAGTATTCGTGATGCTTGCCGCCATTGTGGTGATCATGCTGTTTTTCACCGGTATGACCGATGGCGCTTACCTGAGCGCGCGTAATATCTCTAACCTGCTGCGCCAGACGGCCATTACCGGCATCCTGGCGGTGGGGATGGTGTTTGTGATTATCTCCGCCGAAATCGACCTCTCTGTCGGTTCAATGATGGGCCTGCTGGGCGGCGCGGCGGCAATTTTTGATGTCTGGTTCGGCTGGCCGCTGCCGCTTACCGTGGCGGTGACGCTGGTACTCGGCCTGCTGCTCGGCGCGTGGAACGGCTGGTGGGTGGCGTATCGCAAAGTGCCGTCATTTATTGTCACCCTCGCCGGGATGCTGGCCTTTCGCGGCGTGTTGATCGGCATCACCAACGGCACCACGGTTTCTCCCACCAGTGCGGCGATGTCGCAAATCGGGCAGAGCTATTTGCCGGACGGCGTTGGTTTTGGCGTCGGCGCGCTGGGGCTGGTTGCCTTTGTGCTCTGGCAGTGGCGCGGGCGGATGCGCCGCCAGTCGCTCGGCTTAGCCACGTCATCTTCCGGCAATGCAGTTGGTCGCCAGGCGATTATCGCGGTGATCGTGCTCGGCGCAATCTGGCTGCTCAATGATTACCGTGGTGTGCCAACGCCGGTGCTGCTGCTTGCTTTCCTGCTGCTGGCCGGGTTGTTTATGGCAACGCGTACCGCGTTTGGCCGCCGAATCTACGCGATTGGCGGCAATCTGGATGCCGCGCGGCTGTCCGGGATTAACGTCGAGCGCACCAAACTGGCGGTGTTTGCCATCAACGGATTAATGGTGGCGATTGCCGGGCTTATCCTCAGTTCACGTCTCGGCGCAGGTTCGCCGTCGGCAGGGAACATTGCCGAACTGGATGCCATTGCCGCCTGCGTCATTGGCGGCACCAGTCTGGCGGGCGGTATCGGTAGTGTCGCCGGTGCGGTGATGGGCGCATTTATTATGGCCTCGCTGGATAACGGCATGAGCATGATGGATGTGCCCACATTCTGGCAGTACATCGTTAAAGGGGCGATTTTGCTGCTGGCGGTCTGGATGGATTCGGCAACGAAACGTCGTGCCTGA
- the xylR gene encoding D-xylose utilization transcriptional activator XylR (D-xylose enhances binding of XylR to the xyl promoter and activates transcription.) encodes MFEKRHRITLLFNANKAYDRQVVEGVGEYLQASQSEWDIFIEEDFRARIENIKEWLGDGVIADYDDREIERLLADVDVPIVGVGGSYHTPEHYPPVHYIATDNYALVESAFLHLKEKGVHRFAFYGLPASSGKRWAAEREYAFCQLVAQEKYRGVVYQGLTTAPENWQHAQNRLADWLQTLPPQTGIIAVTDARARHVLQVCDHLHIPVPEKLCVIGIDNEELTRYLSRVALSSVAQGTRQMGYQAAKLLHRLLDNEAMPLQRLLVPPVRVVARRSTDYRSLNDPAVIQAMHYIRNHACKGIKVDQVLDAVGISRSNLEKRFKEEVGETIHAVIHAEKLEKARSLLISTSLSINEISQMCGYPSLQYFYSVFRKEYDSTPKDYRDRYSEVLI; translated from the coding sequence ATGTTTGAAAAGCGCCATCGCATCACGTTGTTATTTAACGCAAACAAAGCCTACGACCGCCAGGTCGTCGAAGGAGTAGGAGAATATTTGCAGGCGTCGCAATCCGAATGGGACATCTTCATTGAGGAGGATTTTCGCGCCCGCATAGAAAACATCAAAGAGTGGCTTGGCGACGGCGTAATTGCCGATTACGACGACCGGGAAATTGAGCGGCTGCTGGCCGATGTTGATGTGCCGATTGTCGGCGTCGGCGGCTCTTACCACACACCGGAACACTACCCGCCGGTGCACTACATTGCGACCGATAACTACGCGCTGGTGGAAAGCGCGTTTTTGCATCTGAAAGAGAAAGGGGTGCACCGCTTCGCCTTTTACGGCCTGCCGGCCTCCAGCGGGAAACGCTGGGCTGCCGAGCGCGAATACGCGTTTTGCCAGTTGGTCGCGCAGGAGAAATACCGCGGCGTGGTCTACCAGGGGCTGACCACCGCGCCTGAAAACTGGCAGCATGCGCAAAATCGCCTTGCGGACTGGCTACAAACCCTGCCGCCGCAAACCGGGATTATCGCCGTCACCGACGCCCGCGCCCGCCATGTTCTGCAAGTCTGCGACCATCTGCATATTCCGGTGCCAGAAAAACTGTGCGTGATTGGCATTGATAACGAAGAACTCACGCGCTATCTCTCGCGCGTTGCACTCTCTTCAGTGGCGCAGGGCACGCGGCAAATGGGCTACCAGGCGGCAAAACTGCTGCATCGCCTGCTGGATAACGAAGCTATGCCGCTACAACGTTTACTGGTGCCACCGGTGCGGGTGGTGGCGCGGCGCTCAACAGATTACCGTTCGCTTAACGATCCGGCGGTGATTCAGGCGATGCACTACATTCGCAATCACGCCTGTAAAGGTATCAAAGTCGATCAGGTGCTGGATGCGGTGGGAATTTCCCGTTCGAACCTGGAAAAACGCTTTAAAGAAGAGGTGGGGGAAACCATTCACGCCGTTATCCATGCGGAGAAGCTGGAAAAAGCGCGCAGCCTGCTGATCTCGACCTCGCTCTCTATCAACGAAATTTCGCAAATGTGCGGCTATCCCTCGCTGCAATATTTCTACTCGGTGTTTCGCAAGGAGTACGACAGTACGCCAAAAGATTATCGCGACCGCTATAGCGAAGTGCTTATTTAA
- a CDS encoding protein bax, translating into MISIPMRRPGATILMFFTLIFSGGVLAKTHTETASHKAHVTKASVKKQASSKQEYSRNSVNSSSLPDLRKYPSGTPRKKAFLRTVMPYITSKNSAITAERNWLLRKQYDSQWSPAERTRMKDIAKRYKVSWSGNTRRIPWNTLLERVDIIPDSMVATMAAAESGWGTSKLARSNNNLFGMKCAKGACKNGPGKVKGYSHFGSVQESVDAYVTNLNTHGAYNSFRKSRAQLRKADQEVTATNMIHKLKGYSTRGKSYNNYLFAMYQDNQQLIAAHM; encoded by the coding sequence ATGATATCGATACCCATGCGACGACCTGGGGCGACGATACTCATGTTTTTCACCCTCATATTTTCGGGTGGAGTGCTGGCAAAGACGCACACAGAAACAGCGAGTCACAAAGCCCACGTCACAAAGGCAAGCGTAAAGAAACAGGCAAGCAGTAAACAAGAGTATTCTCGCAATAGTGTAAATAGCAGTTCACTTCCTGACTTGCGAAAATACCCTTCCGGAACACCAAGAAAAAAAGCGTTTCTCCGGACAGTAATGCCTTATATCACCAGCAAAAACTCTGCGATCACCGCCGAGCGTAACTGGCTGCTCAGAAAGCAGTATGACAGTCAGTGGTCGCCAGCCGAGCGTACGCGCATGAAGGATATTGCCAAACGCTACAAAGTGAGCTGGTCCGGGAATACGCGCCGTATTCCGTGGAACACGCTGCTGGAGCGCGTAGACATTATTCCGGACAGCATGGTCGCCACGATGGCGGCAGCGGAAAGCGGCTGGGGAACGTCGAAACTGGCGCGTAGCAATAACAACCTTTTCGGCATGAAATGCGCGAAAGGGGCATGTAAGAACGGGCCTGGCAAAGTGAAAGGTTACTCCCACTTCGGTTCCGTTCAGGAATCTGTAGACGCTTACGTGACCAACCTGAATACGCACGGGGCTTATAACTCGTTCCGTAAGTCCCGCGCTCAGTTGCGCAAAGCGGATCAGGAAGTGACGGCGACCAACATGATTCATAAGCTGAAGGGTTATTCGACCCGTGGCAAGAGCTACAACAACTACCTGTTTGCCATGTATCAGGACAACCAGCAGTTAATTGCTGCCCATATGTAA
- a CDS encoding alpha-amylase yields MKHAAFLLLLLPGIASADWSATGFPPLTDDGSGVWRSQAALKKGARPVTLQQDEQCWQPASSIKLNQMLSLTPCTGSAPQWRVFRDGDYQVQVDTRSGTPTLLLSVKAPVERAAAVARQCPVRDGKSLTIPVGKTFTEGSFVRDFYSQQTATVRDGKITLQPAAESNGLLLLEQAQTHGTAPFQWHNATVYFVLTDRYVNGDPSNDNSYGRHKDGMQEVGTFHGGDLQGLTSKLDYLQQLGVNALWISSPLEQIHGWVGGGTKGDFPHYAYHGYYTQDWTRLDANMGNENDLRTLVDEAHRRGIRVLFDVVMNHAGYATLADMQTYQFGALYLQGEERTKILGEHWTDWKPAPGQSWHSFNDYINFSDKTAWQNWWGKAWIRTDIGDYDNPGFDDLTMSLAFLPDLKTESATPSGLPVFYRHKPDTAAREIAGYTPRDYLTHWLSQWVREYGIDGFRVDTAKHVELDAWQQLKTQASQALAEWKQANPQKKIDDAPFWMAGESWGHGVMQSTYYQHGFDAMINFDYQEQAASAAACLANMDSVWQQMAEKLQRFNVLSYLSSHDTRLFREGGQQSAELLLLAPGAVQIFYGDESARPFGPTGSDPLQGTRSDMNWQDLNGKAAASLHHWQRLGQFRARHPALGGGKQTTLTLPHGYGFVREQADDKVMVVWAGLAQ; encoded by the coding sequence ATGAAACACGCCGCGTTTTTACTTCTGTTGCTGCCCGGCATTGCCAGTGCCGACTGGTCTGCCACCGGCTTTCCTCCTTTGACCGACGACGGCAGCGGCGTCTGGCGCAGCCAGGCGGCACTCAAAAAAGGTGCGCGGCCTGTAACTCTGCAACAGGATGAACAGTGCTGGCAGCCCGCCAGCAGTATTAAGCTCAATCAAATGCTTTCGCTGACACCCTGCACAGGCAGCGCACCGCAGTGGCGAGTTTTCCGCGATGGCGATTACCAGGTGCAGGTCGACACCCGCTCCGGCACACCAACGTTATTACTCAGCGTGAAAGCACCGGTAGAGCGCGCAGCCGCCGTTGCGCGCCAGTGTCCGGTGCGTGACGGGAAATCATTGACCATTCCAGTCGGAAAAACCTTCACGGAAGGCAGCTTCGTACGGGACTTTTACAGCCAGCAAACCGCGACGGTGCGCGACGGGAAAATCACCCTGCAACCGGCGGCAGAAAGCAATGGGCTTTTACTGCTGGAACAGGCACAAACCCACGGCACAGCACCCTTTCAGTGGCATAACGCCACGGTCTATTTTGTGCTTACCGACCGTTATGTGAATGGCGACCCGTCGAACGACAACAGTTACGGGCGGCACAAAGACGGTATGCAGGAGGTAGGCACCTTTCACGGCGGCGACCTGCAAGGCCTGACCAGCAAGCTCGATTATTTGCAGCAGTTGGGCGTCAATGCGTTGTGGATAAGCTCGCCGCTGGAGCAGATCCACGGCTGGGTCGGCGGCGGCACCAAAGGCGATTTCCCCCATTACGCCTATCACGGCTATTACACCCAGGACTGGACGCGCCTCGACGCCAATATGGGTAACGAAAACGACTTGCGCACGCTGGTCGATGAAGCGCACCGGCGCGGCATCCGCGTGCTGTTTGATGTGGTGATGAATCACGCGGGCTACGCGACGCTGGCCGATATGCAAACCTACCAGTTTGGCGCGCTCTATTTACAGGGTGAGGAACGCACAAAAATCCTCGGCGAGCACTGGACAGACTGGAAACCCGCGCCTGGACAGAGCTGGCACAGCTTTAATGATTACATCAACTTCAGCGATAAAACCGCCTGGCAAAACTGGTGGGGCAAAGCGTGGATCCGCACCGATATCGGCGATTACGACAACCCCGGTTTTGACGATCTGACGATGTCGCTGGCCTTTTTACCGGATCTGAAAACCGAATCCGCGACGCCATCCGGCTTGCCAGTCTTTTATCGCCATAAACCCGATACTGCCGCGCGGGAAATTGCCGGGTATACGCCGCGCGATTACCTGACCCATTGGCTGAGCCAGTGGGTGCGCGAATACGGCATTGACGGTTTTCGCGTGGATACCGCCAAACATGTTGAACTGGACGCCTGGCAACAGCTCAAAACGCAGGCGTCACAGGCGCTGGCAGAGTGGAAACAGGCCAATCCGCAGAAAAAAATCGATGATGCGCCGTTCTGGATGGCCGGAGAATCCTGGGGCCACGGCGTGATGCAAAGCACTTACTACCAGCACGGTTTCGACGCGATGATCAACTTTGATTATCAGGAGCAGGCCGCCAGTGCCGCGGCTTGCCTGGCAAATATGGACAGCGTCTGGCAGCAAATGGCGGAAAAACTGCAACGCTTTAACGTCCTGAGCTATCTGTCATCCCACGATACTCGCCTGTTCCGTGAAGGTGGCCAGCAGTCGGCTGAACTGCTGTTACTGGCTCCCGGTGCCGTGCAGATCTTTTATGGTGATGAATCCGCGCGCCCGTTTGGCCCCACGGGATCGGATCCGCTCCAGGGTACGCGATCGGATATGAACTGGCAGGATCTTAATGGCAAGGCGGCGGCGAGCCTGCACCACTGGCAGCGGCTTGGGCAATTTCGCGCCCGCCATCCGGCGTTGGGCGGCGGAAAGCAAACCACGCTGACGCTGCCACACGGTTACGGCTTTGTGCGTGAGCAGGCTGATGACAAAGTGATGGTAGTCTGGGCCGGGCTGGCGCAATAA